A stretch of the Capsicum annuum cultivar UCD-10X-F1 chromosome 8, UCD10Xv1.1, whole genome shotgun sequence genome encodes the following:
- the LOC107840502 gene encoding major antigen, protein MLTFSNSLNPRLLFAAQSSLISSSQSSSHFPKIKTHHTKNPTSQKPPYAMAKKKLTPQVQQPETNIQELKEENNQSKAMEEASEKLENLKNLNSMLLRETIEKRQQMDSLVQAKECLESELKRADSEKSELLTELTQLTEQVIQLDIEKKLVSVFVAVQVGYYVEVVENERDGLRQQNDGVAAKLKSVEVEMRDVLREKGEMEKLLNVKESEIDHLKKKLSDVGDEIANERSVYERICLEKDEMKMKLDVQVEEANELRVRLVETEKREKEVEVELGKLRVEYAAVKKEIEDRESKIESIVREKELVENSLLDSNKVIEELRGQIDVVVREKEGIEVERSTEVKKNGVLQSTVAGLNDMVLSLQKEEMKLRDNLAELEKKCLEGLRKEEEMERKMNELVKGSNEKEIKVESLIEEKGVVEKELDEALKQLDEEKKKIERAVTEKNEMEEAKVKRETEIVELQKQLAKFKDVVSELEVSRNGQEEKLKNLESEVGKYKAALERVTLEKDEMQKRFVNEEQNGVNMKKQIEEMEDHIKKIAKEVEQTKADYHDVVRENKVLETQCQVLNKEIASVQSSLDEAQKEISAMQCKVELANSNSEEILNALRTAVGSVCLDGEGANVSVVGEKQMNGEDVKPYEPELEAIKNAIKNKENKVEEMQRQVEFLRFSEAKALKKKNFWTMLSSATTLVAAMSLAYVARGH, encoded by the coding sequence ATGCTAACATTTTCAAATAGTCTAAACCCTAGATTACTCTTCGCCGCTCAATCTTCCCTTATCTCATCTTCACAATCTTCTTCCCATTTTCCCAAAATCAAAACCCACCACACAAAAAATCCCACTAGCCAAAAACCGCCATACGCAATGGCCAAAAAGAAGCTGACCCCGCAAGTACAACAACCCGAAACCAACATACAAGAGTTAAAGGAAGAAAACAATCAGTCTAAAGCAATGGAAGAAGCTTCTGAGAAACTTGAAAACCTCAAGAACTTGAACAGCATGCTTTTGAGGGAGACTATTGAGAAACGGCAACAGATGGACTCACTCGTACAGGCGAAAGAGTGTCTGGAATCGGAACTGAAAAGGGCCGACTCGGAGAAGAGTGAGTTGCTGACCGAGTTGACTCAGTTGACTGAACAGGTTATTCAGCTGGACATTGAGAAGAAGTTGGTGTCTGTGTTTGTTGCTGTGCAGGTTGGGTACTATGTTGAGGTGGTTGAGAATGAGAGGGATGGGTTGCGTCAGCAGAATGATGGGGTTGCGGCGAAGCTGAAGAGTGTGGAGGTAGAAATGCGCGATGTTTTGAGAGAGAAAGGTGAGATGGAGAAGCTGTTGAATGTTAAGGAGAGTGAGATTGATCACCTTAAGAAGAAACTGAGTGATGTTGGTGATGAGATTGCGAATGAGAGGAGTGTTTACGAGAGGATTTGTCTGGAGAAGGATGAAATGAAAATGAAGCTCGACGTGCAAGTAGAGGAAGCGAATGAATTGAGAGTGAGATTGGTTGAAACTGAGAAACGAGAGAAGGAGGTTGAGGTTGAACTAGGGAAGTTAAGGGTTGAATACGCTGCTGTCAAGAAGGAAATTGAGGACAGAGAAAGCAAGATTGAGTCGATTGTGAGAGAGAAGGAATTGGTTGAGAATAGCCTGTTGGATTCGAATAAAGTGATTGAAGAACTGAGGGGACAGATTGATGTGGTTGTTAGGGAAAAAGAAGGGATCGAAGTGGAGAGGAGCACGGAAGTGAAGAAGAATGGTGTGTTGCAAAGCACTGTCGCGGGTCTTAATGATATGGTGCTGAGCTTGCAAAAGGAGGAGATGAAATTGCGTGATAATTTGGCGGAGCTGGAGAAGAAGTGTTTGGAAGGATTAAGGAAGGAGGAAGAGATGGAGAGAAAGATGAATGAACTTGTCAAGGGAAGCAATGAGAAAGAGATTAAAGTTGAAAGCTTGATTGAAGAAAAGGGTGTTGTTGAGAAGGAATTGGACGAGGCATTGAAGCAATTagatgaagagaagaagaagattgagCGAGCGGTTACAGAGAAGAATGAGATGGAAGAGGCAAAAGTTAAAAGGGAGACTGAAATTGTTGAACTGCAGAAACAATTGGCTAAATTCAAGGATGTTGTTTCTGAATTAGAGGTATCTCGCAATGGTCAggaagagaagttgaagaattTGGAATCTGAAGTTGGTAAGTATAAGGCTGCACTCGAGCGAGTTACTCTTGAGAAGGATGAGATGCAAAAGCGATTTGTCAATGAGGAACAGAATGGtgtaaacatgaagaaacagaTTGAAGAAATGGAGGATCACATTAAAAAAATTGCAAAGGAGGTTGAGCAAACCAAGGCTGATTACCACGATGTTGTCAGAGAAAACAAAGTGTTGGAAACCCAATGTCAAGTGTTGAACAAGGAAATTGCTAGTGTACAATCCTCACTTGACGAAGCACAGAAGGAAATTAGTGCTATGCAGTGCAAGGTTGAGTTGGCAAACAGCAATTCCGAGGAAATCTTGAATGCTTTGAGGACTGCTGTAGGTTCAGTCTGCTTGGATGGTGAAGGTGCAAATGTCAGCGTGGTTGGTGAAAAACAAATGAATGGGGAAGATGTCAAGCCTTATGAACCAGAGCTGGAGGCCATCAAGAATGCTATCAAGAATAAAGAGAACAAAGTTGAGGAGATGCAGAGACAGGTTGAGTTCTTGCGGTTTTCAGAAGCTAAAGCACTAAAAAAGAAGAATTTCTGGACCATGTTATCTTCAGCAACAACACTTGTTGCTGCAATGTCTCTTGCGTATGTTGCTCGTGGCCATTGA